The Amblyomma americanum isolate KBUSLIRL-KWMA chromosome 6, ASM5285725v1, whole genome shotgun sequence genome has a window encoding:
- the LOC144094020 gene encoding methylmalonyl-CoA epimerase, mitochondrial-like, with amino-acid sequence MQSLLAGVVQITSRPLVRALQTSPIARQKWKILRLNHVAVATLQLEKLTSFYKDTLGLKVSEPVPQKEHGVTTVFVDVGNTKFELLLPLGDKSPIASFLEKNKGGGAHHVCLEVDDIEAAVADLKQKGIRMLAEKTRIGAHGKPVMFLHPKDCGGVLVELEQA; translated from the exons ATGCAGTCGCTGCTGGCCGGGGTAGTCCAAATCACCAGCAGGCCTCTCGTGCGAGCGCTGCAAACGTCGCCGATTGCCCGCCAGAAATGGAAAATTCTCCGCCTTAATCACGTCGCCGTGGCTACTCTTCAGCTCGAGAAGCTCACCAGTTTCTACAAGGACACACTGGGGCTTAAG GTCAGCGAGCCAGTACCTCAGAAAGAGCACGGGGTGACGACGGTGTTCGTCGACGTCGGCAACACCAAGTTCGAGCTCCTGTTGCCGCTGGGCGACAAGAGCCCCATCGCAAGTTTCCTTGAGAAAAACAAAGGTGGCGGCGCCCACCACGTCTGCCTGGAGGTCGACGATATCGAGGCAGCCGTGGCCGACCTGAAACAGAAGGGCATTCGCATGCTGGCCGAGAAGACGCGCATCGGAGCGCACGGGAAGCCGGTCATGTTCCTCCACCCGAAGGACTGCGGAGGCGTCCTTGTCGAGCTGGAGCAAGCGTAG